The genomic segment AGTACATGGGACTCACCCCGAGCGAATTCCGCAGAAAGCCGGGCGCGGAGCGTTGAAACAGAAAACGTTCTTGCCGAAGAGACAGCCGATACGTGTGAAAAGAAGCCGGCTCTTCCGGGCGGACACAGGTTCCGCTATTTGCGCCAAAAAGGTCATTATTTGGTTAGTCGCGGACCGAGCGTCCGTTATTTCGGTCAATACAGCGGCCAAAGCTTCACTTTAGACGAAATAGCGGACCTCGTGTCCGATACGCCATGGAGATGAGCCAGTACGAGGCGGATAACTGATCCTGTGTCCGGAAATAGATAGGCGACGCGTACGTCACCGTCAAATCCTGTCCCCTCGCCGGACTTTGAGGGCGACGGCAAGCGCCTGGGCTGATGTTTAGGAAAGTGGGCTTTTTTTCGACTATCCGAAAAAAGCTGCAAAAGAGCCGCATTCCGGTGATTTACGGACCGGCTGCCGCTGATTACGATGGGTTGCATAAGGCGGCCGGCGAAAAAGCGAACGCGCCGCACTGCCGCCTTGCAATCGCAGCCGGCTTCATCGGCTCAGCCAAAACCATTTTCGGAAGGGGTTTCCTATGAAAAAGAAAACGACGGGCAGAAGCGCAGCAGGCGTGCTGGTCGCCTCCGCGCTGACAGCGGCCATGCTGGCAGGCTGCAGCGGCAACAACAACAATAATGCCGGCGCATCGAGCTCTGCGCCGGCATCGCCGAGCGCCAGCGCCAGTTCCTCCGCCGGCGGCAGCGCCTCCGCATCCGCCTCGCCGAGCGCGGCGCTGCCGGAGCCGGGCAAGATCTCGATCTTCACCGAATATTCGACCGCATGGCCGCCTCAGGCGGACTGGGGCGTCTGGAAATGGGTGAAGGAGGAGACCAACATCACCGTCGAGCAAAAGACGGCTACGACGACCACGCCTTCGGAAGCGCTTGCGCTCGCCGTCTCGTCCGGCGATATGGCGGACGTGATGTCCGTATTTCCTGCTGACGTCCAGAAGTTCGGCTCGCAGGGCGCCTTCCTCGATCTGTCGAAGCATATGGACAAAATGCCGAACGTCAAAGCCTATCTGGACAGTCACCCCGTCATTAAGATGCGGGTGACGCAGCCTGACGGCAAAATTTTGAATATCATCAACGACGGTGCCGGCGCCGGCAACCAGCTGGTCTGGTTCTATCGGGAAGACATCTTCGACAAGAACGGACTGACGCCGCCCAAGACTTGGGATGAGCTGTATACGACGTCCAAGAAACTGAAGGAGCTGTATCCGGACAGCTACCCGCTCGTGTTCAGGCATGGCCTCGGCACGTTGCAAATCTTCGCCCCGTCCTTCGGCATCCTGCCGGAATATCAGAAGGATCCGGCGACCGGCAAGATGACGTACGGGCCGCTTAACCCGAACTACAAGACGATGGTCGAATACCTGAACAAGTTCTACAAAGAAGGGCTGTTCCCGCCGGACTGGCTGTCGATGGACTACAAGGCGTGGACGCAGTTTATGGCCACGAACAAATCTTTCATCAGCGTCCAGTATATCGGCCAGATCGAAACGATGAACAACCAGCTGACCGAAGGCCGCCTCAAGTTTATGGCGCCTCCGCTCGGCGCGGGCGACAAAGCCTACCTGCCTCAGGGCGGTTACGAGGATTACGGCTTCTCCATCGCTTCGAATACCAAAAATCTCGACGCCGCGCTCCGTTACCTGGACTATATTTACTCGGAAAAGGGACGCGACATCCAAAGCTGGGGCAAGGAAGGCGAAACGTACACCGTCGTCGACGGCAAGCGCAAGCTGAATGACGTTTATAAGGAATCGAACGACCTGCGCCGCATATCCGGCATTCTGTCGGCGGGTACGTACGGCTGGTTCGACTTCGAAGCGCCGTTGTCCTTGATCAAGGAAAGCGAGCGGGAAGCCTACGTCGAGTCGCCGAAGTACCAGTTCCCGGTCGCCAGCACGATGCCGATCCTGTCCAAGGAAGAGACGGATTCGATCACTACGCAGATCGACGCGGTCTACAAATATTACTCGACATCCATCAGCAAGTTCATCATGGGCGAGACGCCGCTCACCGAGTGGGACAACTTCCTCAAAGAGCTGGATAAGTACGGCCTGCAAAAAGTGCTGCAAACGTATCAGGTCGCGCTCGATCGCCAGAACGCGTCCAAATAAGAACGAGTCGAAGAGCGGGGCCGTCGTCGGAGCATCGATCGACGGTCCTCTCCATATCGCGGAAAGGGGATGAAGCCGTGAAGCCAATGCTAATCCGGAATCTGAAGCGAGACCGGACTTACTTCCTGCTGCTCGCCCCCGTGTTGCTGTACTACGTGCTGTTCAAGTATGTCCCCATGTTCGGGATCATCGTATCCTTCAAGGACTACAATCTGTTCGCAGGCGTATGGAAAAGCGACTGGGTCGGGCTGAAATATTACAAGATGTTTTTCCAGAACCCCGACGCTTACGACATCATCAAAAATACGTTCGTACTCGGCATTTATAAAGTGGTATTCGGGTTCCCCGCGCCGATCATTCTGGCGCTGCTGCTCAACGAGCTGCGGTGGAAGGCTTACAAGCGCTTCGTTCAGACCGTCAGCTACCTCCCGCACTTTTTGTCCGCCGTCGTCGCCTCGGGCATCATCATCATGCTGCTGTCGCCGAGCACGGGCTGGATCAACCATGTCATCCAAAGCTTCGGCTTCGAGCCGATCAACTTCTTGCAGCAAGCGTCCTGGTTCAGGACGGTCTATATCAG from the Cohnella hashimotonis genome contains:
- a CDS encoding ABC transporter permease, translated to MLIRNLKRDRTYFLLLAPVLLYYVLFKYVPMFGIIVSFKDYNLFAGVWKSDWVGLKYYKMFFQNPDAYDIIKNTFVLGIYKVVFGFPAPIILALLLNELRWKAYKRFVQTVSYLPHFLSAVVASGIIIMLLSPSTGWINHVIQSFGFEPINFLQQASWFRTVYISSEIWQEIGWGSIIYLAALTAIDPQLYEAARIDGANRWKQTLHVTLPGIAPAIVILFILQIGKILEFGFDKVYLLSNPATYGTSDIIATYVYRMGIIQGNFSYATAIDLFMGLIGLVFVYSANQVSRRLGETSLW
- a CDS encoding extracellular solute-binding protein is translated as MKKKTTGRSAAGVLVASALTAAMLAGCSGNNNNNAGASSSAPASPSASASSSAGGSASASASPSAALPEPGKISIFTEYSTAWPPQADWGVWKWVKEETNITVEQKTATTTTPSEALALAVSSGDMADVMSVFPADVQKFGSQGAFLDLSKHMDKMPNVKAYLDSHPVIKMRVTQPDGKILNIINDGAGAGNQLVWFYREDIFDKNGLTPPKTWDELYTTSKKLKELYPDSYPLVFRHGLGTLQIFAPSFGILPEYQKDPATGKMTYGPLNPNYKTMVEYLNKFYKEGLFPPDWLSMDYKAWTQFMATNKSFISVQYIGQIETMNNQLTEGRLKFMAPPLGAGDKAYLPQGGYEDYGFSIASNTKNLDAALRYLDYIYSEKGRDIQSWGKEGETYTVVDGKRKLNDVYKESNDLRRISGILSAGTYGWFDFEAPLSLIKESEREAYVESPKYQFPVASTMPILSKEETDSITTQIDAVYKYYSTSISKFIMGETPLTEWDNFLKELDKYGLQKVLQTYQVALDRQNASK